In Nitratireductor sp. GISD-1A_MAKvit, a genomic segment contains:
- a CDS encoding Na/Pi cotransporter family protein, producing MSGSVFFLHMAGAVALLLWATRMVRTGVERAYGNLLRQRLRQTLGNPILAALTGLALSIALQSSTAVTLLIGSFAGLGIVTGLSGILAVRGAEVGSAFVVKILSFDLTLLVPLCLLFGTAIFLATERRQWRQFGRILVGVGLLILSLEMMGQASEPLRQSTIVPLIVGYLSGDPLTAFLLAAVVTYLFHSSIAAVLLLTTFAARGIVSPDLGIVMVLGVNLGSSFIAPMLTRNSPPAYRVVPLGNLLMRGLGSVVLLCCFVFFSPTLEMLGSDPADRIIHAHIAFNVLILLAGIPLSRLILRATEAIVALQSGKGDEEADEESSLALSESSALDASALDNPQQALANVTRETVRMCETVEFMLCRILELYEKADRRSIDALASLDDTVDRRHAAIKLYLARITRHDMSEEEAGRCQELLGVCIKLEQVGDIIVRNMLAHVQKKMDRGVEFTAEGWRELSSFHASVLANARLAFNLLVTQDTETARELVMEKDRLRDVEKETSQRHFERLRQGAEQSLETSSIHLDTIRDLKQINSLLATFAYPVLEERGLLSGSRLKSA from the coding sequence ATGAGCGGTTCTGTCTTTTTTCTGCATATGGCTGGCGCTGTTGCGTTGCTGCTCTGGGCAACACGCATGGTGCGAACCGGTGTCGAGCGCGCGTATGGCAATTTGTTGCGCCAGCGCCTGCGGCAGACGCTCGGCAATCCCATACTTGCAGCCCTGACGGGACTTGCCCTTTCCATTGCACTGCAGAGTTCGACTGCGGTCACCCTCCTGATTGGCTCGTTCGCCGGCCTTGGAATCGTGACCGGCCTGTCGGGCATCCTGGCGGTGCGTGGCGCCGAAGTTGGCTCGGCTTTCGTCGTCAAGATACTGAGTTTCGACCTCACGCTGCTCGTCCCGCTTTGCCTGTTGTTCGGAACTGCGATTTTCCTGGCAACCGAGCGGCGCCAGTGGCGTCAGTTCGGCCGCATTCTTGTGGGCGTCGGTCTCTTGATCCTGTCTCTGGAAATGATGGGACAAGCATCCGAGCCGTTGAGGCAAAGCACCATCGTGCCACTGATCGTCGGCTATCTCTCGGGCGATCCGCTCACCGCATTTCTTCTCGCCGCGGTGGTCACCTACCTGTTTCATTCCAGCATTGCAGCGGTGCTGCTTCTGACGACATTCGCGGCACGCGGAATCGTTTCACCCGATCTTGGCATCGTCATGGTGCTGGGCGTGAATCTGGGCAGTTCCTTCATCGCCCCCATGCTGACACGCAATTCACCACCCGCCTATCGCGTGGTGCCGCTCGGCAATCTTCTCATGCGCGGCCTCGGCTCGGTGGTTCTGCTGTGCTGCTTCGTGTTTTTCTCACCGACGCTTGAGATGCTTGGAAGCGATCCCGCCGACCGGATCATCCATGCACACATTGCTTTCAACGTTCTGATCCTGCTCGCCGGCATCCCGCTTTCACGCCTGATCCTCAGGGCGACGGAGGCCATCGTTGCCCTGCAGTCCGGCAAGGGCGATGAGGAGGCAGACGAGGAATCGTCTCTCGCCCTGTCAGAATCAAGCGCGCTCGACGCGTCTGCACTCGATAATCCGCAGCAGGCCCTCGCCAACGTGACCCGCGAAACCGTGCGCATGTGCGAGACCGTTGAGTTCATGCTGTGCCGGATCCTGGAACTGTACGAGAAGGCGGATCGCCGGTCGATCGACGCGCTCGCTTCGCTTGATGACACCGTCGACCGGCGCCATGCTGCCATCAAGCTCTATCTGGCACGCATCACGCGCCATGACATGTCGGAGGAAGAGGCTGGCCGCTGCCAGGAGCTTCTGGGGGTATGCATCAAGCTGGAACAGGTCGGCGACATCATTGTGCGCAACATGCTTGCCCATGTGCAAAAGAAGATGGACCGCGGAGTCGAGTTTACCGCCGAAGGATGGCGGGAACTGTCAAGCTTTCACGCTTCCGTCCTTGCAAACGCCCGCCTTGCGTTCAACCTCCTTGTCACGCAGGACACGGAGACGGCGCGTGAACTGGTGATGGAAAAAGACCGGCTGAGAGACGTGGAAAAGGAAACGAGCCAGCGTCATTTCGAAAGGCTGAGGCAGGGCGCAGAGCAAAGCCTTGAAACCAGCTCGATCCATCTCGACACGATCCGGGATCTGAAACAGATCAATTCGCTGCTGGCCACCTTTGCCTATCCGGTGCTGGAGGAGCGCGGTCTTCTCAGCGGATCCCGCCTGAAGTCTGCCTAG
- the phnE gene encoding phosphonate ABC transporter, permease protein PhnE, with the protein MVSMDTSLEDWARYTPRERMQRYAIFLFAVIAIVWALTSIDVIWPWVFDAPQQMGDLFGRMVPPDVTNLPSILWVLVETVNIATIATAIAVFVSLPVAYIAAQNTTPNAATLWLGRFILVSSRSVNTIIWALLFVAIFGPGIVAGIIAIMFRSIGFIGKLLGEAIEEIDRRPVEALEATGASRFKVILYAIVPQVMPTFWAVAILRWDINLRESTVLGLVGAGGIGLILQSAIDTFNWQEAATVLLAILALVVIGEVVSAWLRKRII; encoded by the coding sequence ATGGTGAGCATGGACACATCCCTCGAAGACTGGGCACGCTACACGCCGCGCGAGCGCATGCAGCGCTATGCGATCTTCCTCTTCGCCGTCATCGCGATTGTCTGGGCCCTGACCAGTATCGATGTCATCTGGCCATGGGTGTTCGACGCACCGCAGCAGATGGGCGATCTGTTCGGCCGCATGGTGCCGCCGGATGTCACGAACCTGCCGAGCATTCTGTGGGTGCTTGTGGAAACGGTGAACATTGCCACCATCGCAACGGCAATCGCCGTGTTCGTGTCGCTGCCCGTCGCCTATATCGCGGCGCAGAACACAACGCCGAACGCCGCAACACTGTGGCTGGGGCGTTTCATTCTCGTGTCCAGCCGCTCGGTCAACACGATCATCTGGGCGCTTCTCTTCGTGGCCATATTCGGCCCCGGCATCGTGGCCGGCATCATCGCCATCATGTTCCGCTCCATCGGCTTCATCGGCAAGCTTCTGGGCGAAGCCATCGAGGAGATCGATCGGCGCCCGGTGGAAGCGCTGGAAGCGACCGGCGCTTCACGCTTCAAGGTGATTCTCTACGCGATCGTTCCCCAGGTGATGCCAACCTTCTGGGCCGTGGCCATCCTGCGCTGGGACATCAACCTGCGTGAATCGACGGTCCTCGGACTGGTCGGCGCGGGCGGCATCGGTCTTATCCTGCAAAGCGCCATCGACACGTTCAACTGGCAGGAAGCAGCCACCGTTCTTCTGGCGATCCTCGCACTGGTGGTTATCGGCGAAGTCGTTTCGGCCTGGCTGCGCAAGCGGATCATATGA
- the phnC gene encoding phosphonate ABC transporter ATP-binding protein, producing the protein MLKISQLVKRYGNGAPVLKGLDLEVPGDSVVSIIGASGAGKSTLLRCINRLVEPSSGTIELNGLMLTDLKGARLRAARRRIGMIFQSFNLVDRLTVMENVQSGRLGYLPLWRAAMRRYPKQDIRRAYELMERVGIAHYANKRADELSGGERQRVGVVRALMQEPEILLADEPTASLDPKTSEQIMELLRALSREFSLPVLINIHNVAEAKQYTDRIVGMRYGRIIFDAEPDALDKDAMDEIYAGVPAEERGEAGNVTPLRAQKA; encoded by the coding sequence ATGCTGAAGATTTCGCAGCTGGTTAAGCGCTATGGCAATGGCGCGCCGGTGCTCAAAGGTCTGGATCTGGAAGTGCCAGGCGACAGCGTGGTGTCCATCATCGGCGCGTCCGGCGCAGGCAAGAGCACGCTGCTGCGCTGCATCAACAGGCTGGTGGAACCGAGTTCGGGCACCATAGAGCTGAACGGCCTGATGCTGACCGACCTGAAAGGCGCAAGGCTGCGCGCCGCGCGCCGGCGCATCGGCATGATCTTCCAGAGTTTCAACCTGGTGGATCGTCTGACGGTCATGGAGAATGTGCAGTCGGGCCGGCTCGGCTATCTGCCGCTGTGGCGCGCTGCCATGCGGCGCTATCCGAAACAAGACATTCGCCGCGCCTATGAGCTGATGGAGCGCGTGGGCATCGCCCACTATGCCAACAAGCGCGCCGATGAGCTGTCAGGCGGCGAACGCCAGCGCGTGGGCGTGGTGCGCGCGCTAATGCAGGAGCCGGAAATCCTGCTCGCGGATGAGCCCACCGCATCGCTCGATCCGAAAACCTCCGAACAGATCATGGAATTGCTGCGCGCGCTCTCGCGCGAATTTTCGCTGCCGGTGCTCATCAACATTCACAATGTGGCCGAAGCCAAGCAATACACCGACCGCATCGTCGGCATGCGTTATGGCCGCATCATCTTCGATGCCGAGCCCGATGCACTCGACAAGGACGCCATGGACGAGATCTATGCCGGCGTGCCTGCCGAAGAGCGCGGCGAGGCAGGCAATGTCACACCGCTGAGGGCCCAGAAGGCATGA
- the phnD gene encoding phosphate/phosphite/phosphonate ABC transporter substrate-binding protein, with the protein MSILTDTRLAGGAAAALFGVSALLAGTAAQAQDCPNRGQLDAMYCDADGDLVADAPSDPSKLSNPDTLVFAYTPVEDPAIYEDIWEPFIEHLEEVTGKDVQFFAVQSNSAEVEAMRSGRLHIAGFSTGPTPFAVNLAGAVPFAIMGSEDGNFGYKLQVYTRKDSGINEMADLKGKRIAHTSPTSNSGNLAPRALFPGLGVTPEQDYEVVYSGSHDQSMLGVVAGDYDAAPVASEVVDRMAERDLYDPEEVKIVWESDPFPTTSYTYAHDLDPALVEKIKEAFFSFDFAGTALGEEFSGVSKFVPVTYQKDWAVIREIQKANGVEYTPQGLAKE; encoded by the coding sequence ATGTCCATTCTGACCGATACCCGCCTTGCCGGAGGCGCCGCAGCGGCCCTTTTCGGCGTTTCCGCACTGCTGGCAGGCACCGCTGCGCAGGCGCAGGACTGCCCCAATCGTGGCCAACTGGATGCCATGTATTGCGATGCCGACGGCGATCTGGTGGCAGACGCGCCCAGCGACCCGTCAAAGCTTTCCAACCCCGACACACTGGTTTTCGCCTACACGCCGGTGGAGGACCCCGCGATTTATGAAGACATCTGGGAGCCTTTCATCGAGCACCTGGAAGAGGTGACGGGCAAGGACGTGCAGTTCTTCGCCGTGCAATCGAACTCCGCCGAGGTCGAGGCGATGCGCAGCGGTCGCCTGCACATTGCCGGCTTCTCGACCGGTCCGACACCCTTTGCCGTCAATCTTGCCGGTGCGGTTCCCTTTGCGATCATGGGATCGGAAGACGGCAATTTCGGCTACAAGCTGCAGGTCTACACGCGCAAGGATTCCGGCATCAACGAGATGGCGGATCTGAAGGGCAAGCGCATCGCGCACACCTCACCGACCTCCAATTCGGGCAATCTCGCACCGCGCGCGCTTTTTCCCGGGCTCGGCGTGACGCCCGAGCAGGACTATGAAGTTGTCTATTCCGGCTCGCACGACCAGTCGATGCTCGGCGTGGTGGCCGGTGACTATGACGCCGCGCCGGTGGCATCCGAGGTGGTGGACCGCATGGCCGAGCGCGATCTCTACGATCCCGAAGAGGTGAAGATCGTCTGGGAATCCGACCCGTTCCCGACCACGTCCTACACCTATGCGCACGACCTTGACCCGGCGCTGGTGGAAAAGATCAAGGAAGCGTTCTTCTCATTCGACTTTGCCGGAACGGCCCTCGGCGAGGAGTTTTCGGGCGTCAGCAAGTTCGTGCCTGTCACCTATCAGAAGGACTGGGCGGTGATCCGCGAGATCCAGAAGGCGAACGGCGTGGAGTACACGCCGCAGGGTCTGGCGAAAGAGTGA
- a CDS encoding HAD-IIB family hydrolase has product MCADRLADIDFVLTDIDDTLTTSGRLPGLAYQALERLHQAGIVVIPVTGRPAGWCDLIARLWPVEAVVGENGAFYFACSRQGGMIREFAQSAEERREGRQRLDRLAKTILASVPGARLSADQTFREADLAIDFAEDGPRLNDAEIARIVHCFEAAGAVAKVSSIHVNGWFGRYDKLAMTRRLFSERYGLDLEKADRNVIFVGDSPNDAPMFGFFQNSIGVANFADFFEDTVTPPKWITQKAGGAGFAEVADAILCAKGDARGGQ; this is encoded by the coding sequence ATGTGCGCGGACAGACTGGCAGACATCGATTTCGTGCTCACTGATATCGATGACACGCTGACCACGTCCGGTCGTTTGCCCGGTCTTGCCTATCAGGCACTGGAACGGCTGCATCAGGCAGGCATCGTCGTCATTCCGGTTACCGGCCGTCCCGCGGGCTGGTGTGACCTGATCGCCCGGTTGTGGCCTGTCGAGGCCGTGGTGGGCGAAAACGGCGCCTTCTATTTCGCGTGTTCGCGGCAGGGGGGCATGATCCGGGAGTTCGCCCAGTCGGCCGAAGAGCGCCGCGAAGGGCGCCAGCGCCTCGACCGTCTGGCCAAAACGATACTGGCTTCGGTGCCAGGCGCCCGGCTCTCCGCCGACCAGACGTTTCGCGAAGCCGATCTCGCCATCGATTTCGCCGAAGACGGGCCCCGGTTGAACGATGCGGAGATTGCGCGCATCGTCCACTGCTTCGAGGCGGCGGGTGCTGTCGCAAAGGTGTCATCCATTCATGTCAATGGATGGTTCGGCCGGTACGACAAACTGGCCATGACGCGCCGCCTGTTCTCCGAACGATACGGCCTCGACCTGGAAAAAGCGGACCGGAACGTGATTTTTGTCGGCGATTCCCCCAACGATGCGCCCATGTTTGGCTTCTTTCAGAACAGTATAGGTGTTGCCAATTTCGCCGATTTCTTCGAAGACACCGTGACACCGCCAAAATGGATTACGCAAAAGGCGGGCGGAGCGGGGTTCGCTGAAGTCGCGGATGCCATACTTTGTGCCAAAGGGGATGCCAGAGGGGGCCAATGA
- a CDS encoding DeoR/GlpR family DNA-binding transcription regulator, with translation MTRLRKTARREQIILELQHHPHVRTSELAARFGVSTETVRRDVEALSQEGLIRRAYGGASAAPMGAQPPFGERDQARIEERVQIAACAAALVRPGEVLMIDAGSTTHQFALNLAAMAHDLTVLTNSVAVASALAQNETIQVVICPGDFMAREVGIYGAETIDFIARHNANRAFIGASGLTANGITEANRLAVGVKRAMIRQSHESYLLVDHSKFDVNLVATVEPLSALTAIITNEQPTGLLEKALTDAHVEVHLAG, from the coding sequence ATGACGCGTCTGAGAAAAACCGCGCGCCGCGAACAGATCATTCTTGAACTTCAGCATCATCCCCATGTGCGCACGTCAGAGCTGGCCGCGCGGTTCGGTGTTTCCACCGAGACGGTTCGCCGTGATGTCGAGGCGCTCAGCCAGGAAGGGTTGATCCGTCGCGCCTATGGTGGTGCTTCGGCAGCGCCCATGGGCGCGCAACCGCCCTTCGGCGAGCGCGATCAGGCGCGTATCGAGGAGCGGGTCCAGATTGCCGCGTGTGCAGCCGCCCTCGTGCGGCCCGGCGAAGTCCTGATGATCGATGCCGGCTCCACCACGCATCAGTTCGCGCTCAATCTGGCAGCCATGGCGCACGATCTCACGGTTCTGACAAACAGCGTTGCCGTGGCCTCGGCGCTGGCCCAGAATGAAACTATCCAGGTGGTTATCTGCCCCGGCGACTTCATGGCGCGCGAGGTGGGGATCTATGGTGCGGAGACCATTGATTTCATCGCTCGCCACAATGCCAACCGCGCCTTCATCGGCGCGAGCGGGCTCACGGCCAATGGCATAACAGAAGCCAACCGGCTTGCTGTCGGCGTCAAGCGCGCGATGATCCGCCAGTCCCACGAGAGTTATCTTCTGGTCGACCATTCGAAATTCGACGTCAATCTCGTGGCGACCGTCGAGCCGCTTTCAGCCCTCACGGCCATCATAACCAACGAGCAGCCCACGGGCCTTCTTGAAAAAGCTCTGACCGATGCGCATGTCGAGGTGCATCTGGCCGGCTGA
- the gndA gene encoding NADP-dependent phosphogluconate dehydrogenase, whose protein sequence is MSKADIGLIGLGVMGANLALNIAEKGHTVAVNNRSTPRIDAFVEAARAEGLAERVLPEADLGAFVQAVKKPRSIIIMVKAGKPVDDMIEQLLPLLDEGDAILECGNSLFSDTQRRFDYLKPKGIGYLGVGVSGGAEGARHGPSIMVGGSKAQWHDAEAVLTSIAAKFRGEPCIAWLGEGGAGHFVKTIHNGIEYGDMQMIAEVYGVMRDGLGMDAAACAEVFRRWNEGPLNSYLIEITGHVLEAVDDESGKPLVDMILDRAGQKGTGVWSAIAAQKLGVPATAIEGAVAARSISSRKQERIAAEALYGRRQGKVDISIDDLEQALLAGKIVSYTQGFSVIASASEEQGWGLKLATIARIWRAGCIIRSRFLDQMASAFAGDVASNLLMVPDFAILMKEASPALRRVVSAGALGELPLICLSSSLAYFDSYRQARGTANLIQGQRDFFGSHGFEIEGRGAGLHGKWPSLIDQAAE, encoded by the coding sequence ATGTCGAAAGCGGATATCGGACTGATCGGCCTTGGCGTGATGGGGGCAAACCTTGCCCTGAACATCGCTGAAAAAGGCCACACGGTCGCCGTCAACAACCGCTCCACCCCCAGGATCGATGCTTTTGTCGAGGCCGCGCGTGCCGAAGGTCTGGCCGAGCGGGTTCTGCCGGAAGCGGATCTCGGGGCTTTCGTGCAGGCGGTGAAGAAGCCGCGTTCCATCATCATCATGGTCAAGGCCGGCAAGCCGGTCGACGACATGATCGAGCAGCTTCTGCCATTGCTCGATGAGGGCGACGCCATCCTCGAATGTGGCAACTCGCTCTTCAGCGATACGCAGCGCCGTTTCGATTACCTGAAGCCCAAGGGCATCGGCTATCTCGGCGTGGGCGTTTCCGGTGGCGCGGAAGGTGCGCGCCACGGCCCATCGATCATGGTCGGCGGCTCAAAGGCGCAGTGGCACGATGCGGAAGCCGTGCTCACCTCCATCGCCGCAAAGTTCAGGGGCGAGCCCTGCATTGCCTGGCTGGGCGAAGGCGGGGCCGGCCATTTTGTCAAGACGATCCACAACGGCATAGAATATGGCGACATGCAGATGATCGCCGAGGTCTATGGCGTGATGCGCGACGGGCTTGGCATGGACGCTGCCGCCTGCGCCGAAGTTTTCAGGCGCTGGAATGAAGGCCCGCTCAACTCCTATCTGATCGAGATTACGGGCCATGTGCTCGAAGCCGTCGACGACGAGAGCGGCAAACCGCTTGTGGACATGATCCTCGACAGGGCAGGGCAGAAGGGCACCGGCGTCTGGTCGGCCATCGCTGCGCAAAAGCTCGGCGTTCCGGCAACGGCCATCGAGGGTGCGGTTGCGGCCCGCTCCATCTCCTCGCGCAAGCAGGAGCGCATTGCGGCCGAAGCGCTTTATGGCAGGCGCCAGGGCAAGGTGGATATCTCCATCGATGATCTGGAGCAGGCATTGCTTGCCGGCAAGATCGTTTCCTACACGCAGGGATTTTCAGTCATAGCCAGCGCGTCCGAAGAGCAGGGCTGGGGACTCAAGCTTGCCACGATCGCGAGGATCTGGCGCGCCGGCTGCATCATCCGCTCTCGTTTCCTCGATCAGATGGCGAGCGCCTTTGCCGGCGATGTGGCCAGCAATCTCCTGATGGTTCCGGATTTCGCCATCCTGATGAAGGAGGCCAGCCCCGCGCTGCGCCGCGTGGTCTCCGCCGGTGCGCTTGGCGAACTGCCGCTCATCTGCCTGTCGTCTTCACTTGCCTATTTCGACAGCTACAGGCAGGCGCGTGGTACGGCGAATCTCATTCAGGGCCAGCGTGATTTCTTCGGCTCGCACGGTTTCGAGATCGAGGGACGCGGCGCTGGTCTACACGGGAAATGGCCGTCTCTGATCGATCAGGCCGCCGAGTAA
- a CDS encoding peroxiredoxin has protein sequence MTVRKVPNVTFRTRVRDESIEGPNPFRWEEKTTADFFGGKRVVLFSLPGAFTPTCSTYQLPDFEKLFPEFQAEGIDEIYCISVNDAFVMNAWGKAQGLKNVKLIPDGSGEFTRKMGMLVAKDNLGFGMRSWRYAAVVNDGKIEMWFEEEGFSDNCETDPYGVSSPQNVLEALKKGEAQAA, from the coding sequence ATGACCGTGAGAAAAGTTCCCAACGTTACCTTCCGCACGCGCGTTCGCGACGAGTCGATCGAGGGACCGAACCCGTTCCGCTGGGAAGAAAAGACCACTGCCGATTTCTTCGGTGGCAAGCGCGTGGTTCTGTTCTCCCTGCCGGGCGCCTTCACCCCCACCTGCTCGACCTACCAGCTCCCCGATTTCGAGAAGCTCTTCCCCGAGTTTCAGGCCGAGGGTATTGATGAAATCTACTGCATCTCCGTCAACGATGCTTTCGTGATGAACGCCTGGGGCAAGGCGCAGGGGCTGAAGAACGTCAAGCTCATTCCCGATGGCTCGGGCGAGTTCACCCGTAAGATGGGCATGCTGGTCGCCAAGGACAATCTCGGCTTCGGCATGCGCTCCTGGCGTTATGCTGCCGTGGTCAACGACGGCAAGATCGAAATGTGGTTCGAGGAGGAAGGCTTCTCCGACAATTGCGAAACCGATCCCTATGGCGTGTCTTCGCCGCAGAACGTTCTGGAAGCACTGAAGAAGGGCGAGGCGCAGGCCGCCTGA
- a CDS encoding LysE family translocator, with translation MIAWSIFIPACFALNCAPGPNNMLAFSNAARLGLVPALLGGLGRMPAFMLLIGITIVGLGAVLAASATAFLVIKMLGAAYLVYVGIQFWRKARELAAARSLDSAIGTLMRRDFVIAISNPKAIAVFTAFFPQFIDASQPAWSQLAAMGGVFLALEVAAVALYVSGGVLLGKMLKSERIFVHLNRLVGAVLIASGGTMALSRG, from the coding sequence ATGATCGCCTGGTCGATCTTCATACCGGCCTGCTTTGCGCTGAACTGTGCGCCCGGTCCCAACAACATGCTGGCCTTTTCCAATGCCGCGCGGCTGGGCCTCGTGCCTGCCCTTCTGGGCGGGCTCGGGCGCATGCCGGCCTTCATGCTTTTGATCGGGATCACCATCGTGGGTCTCGGCGCGGTGCTCGCCGCTTCGGCCACTGCCTTCCTCGTCATCAAGATGCTGGGCGCGGCCTATCTCGTCTATGTCGGCATCCAGTTCTGGCGAAAGGCACGGGAGCTGGCGGCTGCCCGCTCGCTCGATTCCGCCATCGGCACGCTGATGCGCCGCGATTTTGTCATTGCCATCAGCAATCCGAAGGCAATCGCGGTTTTCACCGCCTTCTTCCCGCAATTCATCGATGCATCACAGCCGGCCTGGAGCCAGCTTGCGGCCATGGGCGGTGTCTTTCTGGCACTTGAGGTGGCGGCAGTGGCGCTTTATGTGAGCGGCGGCGTTTTGCTTGGGAAGATGCTCAAATCCGAGCGCATCTTCGTTCATCTCAACCGACTGGTGGGTGCGGTTCTGATCGCTTCGGGTGGAACCATGGCGCTTTCACGCGGTTGA
- the trpA gene encoding tryptophan synthase subunit alpha yields MTTRIDRRFARLKEENRPALVTYFMGGDPDYETSLSIMKALPAAGSDVIELGMPFSDPMADGPAIQAAGLRALKSGQTLAKTLQMARDFRKGDDDTPIVMMGYYNPIYIYGVERFLTDAKDAGIDGLIIVDLPPEMDEELCVPAIQAGLNFIRLATPTTDEERLPKVLENTSGFVYYVSMTGVTGSALPDTNNVSEAVSRIKEHTDLPICVGFGVKTARQARAIGEAADGVVVGSAIVAAIAQCYDDNGKRIEDPAEAVATLVKGLADGVRSRQMA; encoded by the coding sequence ATGACCACCCGCATTGACCGCCGCTTCGCGCGGCTGAAGGAAGAAAACCGCCCGGCACTCGTGACCTATTTCATGGGCGGCGATCCGGACTATGAGACGTCGCTCTCGATCATGAAGGCGCTGCCTGCGGCGGGCAGCGACGTGATCGAGCTGGGCATGCCCTTCTCCGACCCCATGGCCGATGGCCCGGCCATCCAGGCTGCGGGACTGCGCGCGCTCAAAAGCGGGCAGACGCTGGCGAAGACGCTGCAGATGGCGCGCGACTTTCGCAAAGGTGACGATGACACGCCCATCGTGATGATGGGTTATTACAACCCGATCTACATCTATGGCGTGGAGCGCTTCCTCACCGATGCGAAGGACGCCGGCATTGACGGGCTCATCATCGTCGACCTGCCGCCGGAGATGGATGAGGAACTCTGCGTTCCGGCGATCCAGGCAGGGCTGAACTTCATTCGCCTTGCCACGCCGACGACGGATGAAGAGCGGCTGCCGAAGGTTCTGGAGAACACATCGGGCTTTGTCTATTACGTGTCGATGACGGGTGTGACGGGCTCGGCGCTGCCGGACACGAACAATGTTTCAGAGGCAGTGTCGCGCATCAAGGAGCACACGGATCTGCCCATCTGCGTGGGCTTCGGTGTCAAGACGGCGCGTCAGGCCAGGGCGATTGGCGAGGCGGCGGATGGCGTTGTTGTCGGCAGTGCCATCGTGGCGGCGATCGCGCAGTGCTACGACGATAACGGCAAGCGGATCGAAGATCCCGCCGAAGCCGTGGCAACCCTTGTGAAGGGGCTGGCGGACGGGGTGCGGTCACGGCAGATGGCTTAA
- the trpB gene encoding tryptophan synthase subunit beta, with protein MTAPMEPNSFRIGPDDEGMYGIFGGRFVAETLMPLILDLEKHWNEAKDDPAFRAELEHLGRHYTGRPSPLYFAERLTEHLGGAKIYFKREDLNHTGSHKINNCLGQILLAKRMGKTRIIAETGAGQHGVASATVAARFGLPCIVYMGATDVERQKPNVFRMNLLGAEVKPVSSGHGTLKDAMNEALRDWVTNVEDTYYLIGTAAGPHPYPELVRELQSVIGTEAREQIKELEGRLPDAIVAAVGGGSNAIGLFHPFLDDRQVEIHGVEAGGHGLAGEEHCASMTAGRPGVLHGNRTYLLQNDDGQILDGHSVSAGLDYPGVGPEHSWLKDSGRVIYSPILDDEAIEAFQMTTRLEGIIPALESAHAIAHAIKLAPTMGRDQIMIVNFSGRGDKDVHTVGKMLGMEM; from the coding sequence ATGACTGCACCCATGGAACCCAATTCCTTCCGGATTGGCCCTGATGACGAGGGCATGTATGGGATCTTCGGCGGCCGGTTCGTGGCCGAGACGCTGATGCCGCTGATCCTCGATCTGGAAAAACACTGGAACGAGGCCAAGGACGATCCGGCGTTTCGGGCGGAACTGGAACATTTGGGCCGTCATTATACGGGCCGGCCCTCGCCGCTCTATTTCGCCGAACGGCTGACAGAGCATCTGGGCGGCGCGAAGATCTACTTCAAGCGCGAGGACCTGAACCACACCGGCTCGCACAAGATCAACAATTGCCTCGGCCAGATCCTGCTTGCAAAGCGCATGGGCAAGACCCGCATCATCGCCGAGACCGGCGCCGGCCAGCATGGCGTGGCGTCGGCCACCGTGGCCGCCCGCTTCGGCCTGCCCTGCATTGTCTATATGGGCGCGACAGACGTGGAGCGGCAGAAGCCGAACGTCTTCCGCATGAACCTTCTGGGTGCCGAGGTGAAGCCGGTCTCGTCCGGTCACGGCACGCTGAAGGACGCCATGAATGAGGCGCTGCGCGACTGGGTGACCAATGTCGAGGACACCTATTATCTGATCGGCACGGCGGCAGGCCCGCATCCCTATCCCGAGCTGGTGCGCGAATTGCAATCGGTGATCGGCACGGAAGCGCGCGAGCAAATTAAGGAGCTGGAAGGCCGGCTGCCCGACGCCATCGTGGCGGCGGTAGGCGGCGGCTCCAACGCCATCGGCCTGTTCCATCCTTTCCTCGATGACCGCCAGGTGGAGATCCACGGCGTGGAGGCCGGCGGGCACGGGCTTGCGGGCGAGGAGCACTGCGCCTCCATGACGGCTGGCCGCCCCGGCGTGCTGCATGGCAACCGCACCTATCTGTTGCAGAATGATGACGGGCAGATCCTCGACGGGCATTCGGTCTCTGCCGGGCTCGACTATCCCGGTGTGGGGCCGGAGCACAGCTGGCTGAAGGATTCGGGCCGTGTGATCTATTCGCCCATTCTGGACGATGAGGCGATTGAGGCGTTCCAGATGACGACGCGGCTCGAGGGCATCATCCCGGCGCTGGAATCGGCCCATGCGATTGCCCATGCGATCAAGCTCGCGCCGACCATGGGCAGGGACCAGATCATGATCGTCAATTTCTCCGGGCGCGGGGACAAGGACGTCCACACCGTCGGAAAGATGCTCGGCATGGAGATGTGA